A segment of the Serratia fonticola genome:
TGATTCAGGTTCTGGGCTCCTCCCCGTTCGCTCGCCGCTACTGGGGGAATCTCGGTTGATTTCTTTTCCTCGGGGTACTTAGATGTTTCAGTTCCCCCGGTTCGCCTCATGCCACTATGTATTCATGACATGATAGTGTGTCGAAACACACTGGGTTTCCCCATTCGGGTATCGCCGGTTATAACGGTTCATATCACCTTACCGACGCTTTTCGCAGATTAGCACGCCCTTCATCGCCTCTGACTGCCTAGGCATCCACCGTGTACGCTTAGTCACTTAACCTCACAACCCGAAGGTGTCTTTCTTCTGCCAAATTCTTGGCATCGAAAACCTGTCGAGTTTGCTTATTTGAGAGACTCTCTGACAGGTTAATCCTTACCCCAGTACTTCTACGGCGGGATAAGTTTCAGCTGCCAGGTTTCAATTTTCAGCTTGTTCCAGATTGTTAAAGAGCAAATATCTCAAACATGACTCACGAGTCAGTTTTGAGATATTGAGTGTATCGTCAGATACTGAAGACCGCCGCTTTCACCGGGAAGGTCGGAAGCAGTTGGCGTCCCCTAGGGGATTCGAACCCCTGTTACCGCCGTGAAAGGGCGGTGTCCTAGGCCTCTAGACGAAGGGGACACGACACCGTACTTTTATGACGCTTTTGCTCGTTACTTTTCATCAGACAATCTGTGTGGACACTACACTCAATCAATATCTTTAGGTAAGGAGGTGATCCAACCGCAGGTTCCCCTACGGTTACCTTGTTACGACTTCACCCCAGTCATGAATCACAAAGTGGTAAGCGCCCTCCCGAAGGTTAAGCTACCTACTTCTTTTGCAACCCACTCCCATGGTGTGACGGGCGGTGTGTACAAGGCCCGGGAACGTATTCACCGTAGCATTCTGATCTACGATTACTAGCGATTCCGACTTCATGGAGTCGAGTTGCAGACTCCAATCCGGACTACGACGTACTTTATGAGGTCCGCTTGCTCTCGCGAGTTCGCTTCTCTTTGTATACGCCATTGTAGCACGTGTGTAGCCCTACTCGTAAGGGCCATGATGACTTGACGTCATCCCCACCTTCCTCCGGTTTATCACCGGCAGTCTCCTTTGAGTTCCCGACCGAATCGCTGGCAACAAAGGATAAGGGTTGCGCTCGTTGCGGGACTTAACCCAACATTTCACAACACGAGCTGACGACAGCCATGCAGCACCTGTCTCAGAGTTCCCGAAGGCACCAATCCATCTCTGGAAAGTTCTCTGGATGTCAAGAGTAGGTAAGGTTCTTCGCGTTGCATCGAATTAAACCACATGCTCCACCGCTTGTGCGGGCCCCCGTCAATTCATTTGAGTTTTAACCTTGCGGCCGTACTCCCCAGGCGGTCGATTTAACGCGTTAGCTCCGGAAGCCACGCCTCAAGGGCACAACCTCCAAATCGACATCGTTTACAGCGTGGACTACCAGGGTATCTAATCCTGTTTGCTCCCCACGCTTTCGCACCTGAGCGTCAGTCTTTGTCCAGGGGGCCGCCTTCGCCACCGGTATTCCTCCAGATCTCTACGCATTTCACCGCTACACCTGGAATTCTACCCCCCTCTACAAGACTCTAGCTTGCCAGTTTCAAATGCAGTTCCCAAGTTAAGCTCGGGGATTTCACATCTGACTTAACAAACCGCCTGCGTGCGCTTTACGCCCAGTAATTCCGATTAACGCTTGCACCCTCCGTATTACCGCGGCTGCTGGCACGGAGTTAGCCGGTGCTTCTTCTGCGAGTAACGTCAATGTACGGTGCTATTAACACCGAACCCTTCCTCCTCGCTGAAAGTGCTTTACAACCCGAAGGCCTTCTTCACACACGCGGCATGGCTGCATCAGGCTTGCGCCCATTGTGCAATATTCCCCACTGCTGCCTCCCGTAGGAGTCTGGACCGTGTCTCAGTTCCAGTGTGGCTGGTCATCCTCTCAGACCAGCTAGGGATCGTCGCCTAGGTGAGCCATTACCCCACCTACTAGCTAATCCCATCTGGGCACATCCGATGGTGTGAGGCCCGAAGGTCCCCCACTTTGGTCCGAAGACGTTATGCGGTATTAGCTACCGTTTCCAGTAGTTATCCCCCTCCATCGGGCAGTTTCCCAGACATTACTCACCCGTCCGCCGCTCGTCACCCGGGAGCAAGCTCCCTGTGTTACCGCTCGACTTGCATGTGTTAGGCCTGCCGCCAGCGTTCAATCTGAGCCATGATCAAACTCTTCAATTAAAAGCTTGATTTGCTTCAACGCGTGAAGCGATGCTCGAAAATCAACTGCATGAATTTTACTTCAGTTAGTCACTCTTCAAGACTTGATATTTTTTTGCTGCAAAAGCAGCTGGATATCGTCTTGTGAGTGCCCACACAGATTGTCTGATAAATTGTTAAAGAGCGTTGGTTACCGGCATGTTTCTCGGTAACGCGGGAGGCAGATAATACGCTTTCCCCCTGAAGAGTCAACCTTTTTTTCGGTGTTTTCACCGGGTTGAATCTTCCTGGCTGGGCGACAATCTTTGCTATAAAGGAGTCGTTGTTCCCGGTCAGTGGAGGCGCATTATAGGGAGTTCTGAGAACGCCGCAACCCCTAAATTCAAAAAACTTTTCAAGCGCGGCTTTTTTCGGCAAAACGCTGCGCAAGGCAGCGTTTTTATCACTTTTCGTACTGGATGCGACTGAATTCCTGGCTAAACCGGTCCACCTGCTGCCAATCTGTGTATTCCACTTCTTTACTGGTATCGGTCTCCCCGCCCGTCATCTTCATAATAAAACGGATCATAACGCGGTCTAACCAACGATAACGTGGATAACGCAATGCCCCCGCGAACACCGCACACTGCTTTGGCTGCCATGGCGATGAAAGCAAGAACTTGCGGGTATAAGCATTAGTCTGTGGCGAACGCTTCTCCGGTTTTCTTGCCGTCAGGTTAACAGCGAAGAAAGCACTGGGCATGTTGTTCAGCTGTACCGCATGCTTCTTAACAAAACGCCGTAAAGCCGGTTGAAAGTGTCCATAACGCACCGAAGCACCGATGAGTATTTGCTGGTACTGATCCAGCTCAATATCCTCTGCCTGCTGCAGATCGATGACGTCACAGCTCAGGGTGTCCGGCATTTTATTAGCTATATAAGAAGCAATAGATCGAGTTTGTCCGTCACGACTCGAATAGAGAATCAGTGCCTTCATGGCGTTACTCCTTTTATAGTGTCACTCACGCCAGAACGTCGGCGTGAAGAGAACCAACAGCGTAAAGACTTCCAGGCGCCCAAACAGCATGGTCAAGACCAGTATCCACTTGGCCGGTGGCGGCATGGTCGTAAAGTTATCTGCCACCACGCCAAGCCCTGGCCCCAGATTGTTAAGCGTAGCCGTGACTGCGGCAAAAGCCGAAAAGTCATCCACGCCGGTGGCGATAATGGCCAGCATGCTGACAATAAACACCAACGCGTAAGCAGAGAAGAATCCCCATACCGCTTCGAGAATACGTTCCGGCAATGCGCG
Coding sequences within it:
- the hemG gene encoding menaquinone-dependent protoporphyrinogen IX dehydrogenase: MKALILYSSRDGQTRSIASYIANKMPDTLSCDVIDLQQAEDIELDQYQQILIGASVRYGHFQPALRRFVKKHAVQLNNMPSAFFAVNLTARKPEKRSPQTNAYTRKFLLSSPWQPKQCAVFAGALRYPRYRWLDRVMIRFIMKMTGGETDTSKEVEYTDWQQVDRFSQEFSRIQYEK